From a region of the Nostoc sp. UHCC 0870 genome:
- a CDS encoding MT-A70 family methyltransferase, giving the protein MRLTTLQGQYQCIVIDPPWFYRLRSKDKTHRNRIPYEPMRTEEILALPIPELCDKSGCVLWLWFTNNHMIEAAQCLQVWGFELKTILTWEKVTKDGTKTHIGVGHWLRNSTEHCALAVRGNVKAFSGRTLTNESTILHAKRREHSPKPPQFFELVDKLCPDMTKLEMFARESRDGWDSWGDEADLFDELSA; this is encoded by the coding sequence ATGAGACTAACAACCCTGCAAGGACAATACCAGTGCATTGTTATAGATCCTCCTTGGTTCTATCGTCTTCGTTCCAAAGATAAAACTCACCGCAACCGCATCCCATATGAACCAATGCGGACTGAGGAAATTCTGGCTCTACCCATTCCCGAATTATGCGACAAGAGTGGCTGCGTACTTTGGCTGTGGTTCACGAATAATCACATGATTGAAGCGGCTCAATGCTTGCAGGTGTGGGGATTTGAACTTAAAACCATCCTCACCTGGGAAAAAGTCACTAAAGATGGCACTAAAACACATATTGGGGTGGGACATTGGCTGCGAAACTCGACCGAACACTGTGCTTTGGCTGTTCGTGGGAATGTCAAAGCTTTCTCTGGGCGGACACTCACCAACGAGTCCACCATCCTGCACGCTAAGAGGCGTGAGCATTCCCCTAAGCCCCCTCAGTTTTTTGAACTCGTAGACAAACTCTGTCCAGACATGACCAAGCTGGAGATGTTCGCACGAGAGTCTAGGGACGGCTGGGACTCTTGGGGGGATGAAGCGGATTTGTTTGATGAATTGAGTGCTTGA
- a CDS encoding transposase, giving the protein MSNILNYIEENPKQTQRLIGLEYEQLQQLIINGERLYHEKKALLESKKVRIIAGGGGRKPKLSISEQIILTLVYLRHLTTFQLLGIQFEVSESTANDTFNYWLPNLRELLPSSLLEQVKKNASDYEVVKEMLTEYELIVDSYEQVRERPRDNDEQKKYFSGKKSNHTFKTQMIILPDASDIVDVVAGEPGPKSDITLFREYRSEFDAKQRFKGDKAYLGEDLITTPIKKPRNQELTTEQKEQNTIFSSKRIFVEHRIRSVKIFRVVQERFRLNTRKYKQVILTICGLVRLRIRGLILPLEISAISSG; this is encoded by the coding sequence ATGAGCAATATACTGAATTACATTGAAGAGAATCCTAAACAAACCCAAAGGTTAATAGGTCTGGAATATGAACAGTTACAACAATTAATCATAAATGGGGAAAGATTATATCATGAAAAAAAAGCTTTACTGGAATCTAAGAAAGTGAGAATTATTGCTGGTGGAGGAGGTCGGAAACCAAAATTATCTATTTCTGAACAAATCATTTTAACTTTAGTGTATCTCCGACATCTGACAACCTTTCAACTTCTAGGTATTCAGTTTGAAGTAAGTGAGTCTACAGCCAACGATACGTTTAACTATTGGTTGCCTAACTTGCGAGAATTACTGCCATCAAGTTTGCTTGAACAAGTAAAAAAAAACGCTTCTGACTATGAAGTAGTAAAAGAAATGCTCACAGAATATGAATTAATAGTAGATAGCTATGAACAAGTCAGAGAAAGACCTAGAGACAATGATGAACAAAAGAAATATTTTTCAGGTAAGAAGAGTAATCATACATTTAAAACTCAAATGATTATTTTACCTGATGCTAGTGATATCGTTGATGTTGTGGCAGGTGAACCTGGTCCAAAAAGCGATATAACTTTGTTCCGAGAATATCGTTCAGAGTTTGATGCCAAACAAAGATTTAAAGGAGATAAGGCATATCTTGGAGAAGATTTAATTACAACTCCAATTAAGAAACCAAGAAATCAAGAACTAACAACTGAACAGAAAGAACAGAACACAATATTTTCATCTAAACGAATCTTTGTTGAACATCGAATACGGTCAGTCAAAATCTTTCGAGTTGTCCAAGAGAGATTTAGGTTAAATACCCGCAAATATAAGCAAGTAATTTTGACGATTTGTGGGCTAGTAAGGTTACGGATTCGAGGGCTAATATTACCATTAGAAATATCAGCTATATCATCAGGTTAA
- a CDS encoding ExeA family protein has product MLTEVMEHFSLVKEFPKAGYYETEHQKQMFKDIKVAIHSGKLVAITGIIGCGKTTTLRRLFDVLEKEGKITVSKSLSVDKDRATLPTLIAALFYDLSTDKEIKIPKDGEKRERELRDLIRKGKKPVALFVDEAHDLHYSTLTGLKRLIEVVEDGGGTLSVVLAGHPKLKNDLRRPTMEEIGYRATVFSLEGIVGNQREYIEWLVSECTTDDTSISDILEASAIELLAARLRTPLQIEQHLTLALEAAYRVAVKPVTTVLIESVLSKLLDDLEPTLTRHGYNVRDLAEQFNAKPAEIKLLFRGQLDPMRARELQEQMLAAGLPL; this is encoded by the coding sequence ATGCTTACTGAGGTCATGGAACACTTTAGTTTGGTTAAGGAGTTTCCCAAAGCTGGGTACTACGAGACTGAACACCAAAAACAAATGTTCAAGGATATTAAAGTGGCAATTCATTCGGGGAAGTTGGTTGCCATTACAGGAATTATCGGGTGTGGTAAAACAACGACTTTACGACGTTTGTTTGACGTTTTGGAGAAAGAAGGTAAAATTACCGTCTCAAAATCGCTTTCTGTGGATAAAGACCGAGCGACACTACCCACTCTGATTGCTGCCTTATTCTATGATTTATCCACAGATAAGGAAATTAAAATTCCGAAAGACGGCGAAAAACGGGAACGGGAATTACGTGACCTGATTAGAAAAGGTAAAAAGCCTGTAGCACTGTTTGTGGATGAGGCTCATGACCTACATTACAGTACGCTGACGGGACTTAAACGTTTAATCGAGGTAGTTGAAGACGGTGGTGGCACACTTTCGGTAGTGCTGGCTGGTCATCCCAAACTGAAAAATGATTTGCGCCGTCCCACGATGGAGGAAATTGGGTATCGGGCGACGGTCTTCTCTTTGGAGGGGATTGTCGGTAATCAACGAGAATATATTGAATGGTTGGTATCTGAATGTACTACGGATGATACTTCTATCAGTGACATACTAGAGGCCTCTGCTATTGAATTACTTGCTGCGCGGTTGAGAACTCCACTACAAATCGAACAACATTTGACACTAGCTTTAGAGGCTGCGTACCGAGTTGCAGTCAAGCCTGTTACTACGGTGCTTATTGAGTCGGTGCTATCGAAGCTTCTTGATGATTTGGAACCAACTCTCACTCGGCATGGCTATAACGTGAGGGATTTGGCTGAACAGTTCAATGCCAAACCGGCTGAAATTAAGTTGTTGTTTCGTGGTCAACTTGACCCAATGCGTGCGCGGGAGTTGCAGGAGCAAATGTTGGCGGCGGGATTGCCACTTTGA
- a CDS encoding HlyD family efflux transporter periplasmic adaptor subunit, with translation MADVNLVSPADSPNHPQKITNPDSLHLATPNEFLPPISQWTTLGGVVLLGIFAVTIALAGVLKYKVTIKAPATIRPSGELRLVQSPIEGTVKDITVEVNQRVNQGDIIAVIDDRRLQTQKQQLLINIQQTRLQISQIDAQIIALDQQITAEQSRSDRNIASIQAELNRNRRDLQDREVTSVTQVDEAKANLQQAQKELQKSQAQLKSAEASLKSNLASLKAAKAKRDRYQPLVQSGSLSQDQFQEVQLAVEQQQQLLAAQQATVEERQQSILQQQQAIAAAAARLKAAYTGLNPSNADVTITQERIASETASSRISLAKFNQERQQLIQQKLEIQKQASSNRQDLMQINRDIANTVIRATASGIIQELKLRNNAQIVRSGDTIAQIAPSHSPLVIKALVGNQDIRKVEKGQQVQVRLSSCPYTEYGTLKAKVQAISPDTISTEDQGGSTGTYQVTIQPETKVLTAGDRQCVIQSGMEGRADIISSEETVLNFILRKARLLTDV, from the coding sequence ATGGCTGATGTAAATTTAGTTTCGCCTGCTGATTCTCCCAATCATCCCCAGAAAATCACTAATCCAGATTCTCTACACCTCGCTACTCCTAACGAGTTTCTACCACCGATTAGTCAATGGACAACTTTAGGCGGTGTGGTACTTCTGGGGATTTTTGCTGTTACTATTGCTTTAGCAGGTGTACTCAAGTACAAAGTCACAATTAAAGCCCCAGCGACGATTCGTCCTAGCGGAGAACTGCGTCTTGTACAATCTCCCATCGAGGGTACGGTTAAAGATATTACCGTAGAAGTTAATCAAAGAGTGAATCAAGGTGATATCATTGCCGTCATTGACGATCGCAGACTACAAACGCAAAAACAGCAATTATTAATTAACATTCAGCAAACTAGACTGCAAATATCACAAATAGACGCTCAAATTATAGCTTTAGATCAGCAAATTACCGCCGAACAATCCCGAAGCGATCGCAATATTGCATCCATTCAAGCCGAACTCAACCGCAACCGCAGAGACTTGCAAGACAGAGAAGTAACTTCCGTCACCCAAGTTGATGAAGCTAAAGCCAATCTCCAGCAAGCACAAAAAGAGTTACAAAAAAGCCAAGCACAGTTAAAATCTGCCGAAGCTTCTCTAAAATCTAATTTAGCTTCTTTAAAAGCCGCTAAAGCGAAAAGAGATAGATATCAACCCTTAGTACAATCCGGTTCACTTTCCCAGGATCAATTTCAAGAAGTACAGTTAGCGGTAGAACAACAACAACAACTGCTAGCAGCACAACAAGCCACCGTAGAAGAACGTCAACAAAGCATCCTACAACAACAACAAGCCATAGCCGCAGCCGCAGCAAGACTCAAAGCCGCCTATACAGGCTTAAATCCTAGTAACGCAGATGTCACAATCACCCAAGAAAGAATTGCCAGCGAAACAGCTAGCAGTAGAATTAGTTTGGCGAAATTCAATCAAGAACGACAACAACTCATTCAACAAAAACTGGAAATTCAAAAGCAAGCCAGTAGTAATCGTCAAGACCTGATGCAAATTAACCGCGATATTGCCAATACAGTCATTCGTGCTACAGCATCAGGTATAATTCAGGAATTGAAACTGCGAAATAATGCCCAAATCGTGCGTTCTGGGGATACGATAGCGCAAATAGCACCCAGTCACTCACCTTTAGTGATTAAAGCACTAGTTGGTAATCAAGATATTCGGAAAGTAGAGAAAGGACAACAAGTACAAGTACGTCTTTCTAGCTGTCCTTACACCGAATACGGTACTCTAAAAGCCAAAGTGCAAGCCATTTCCCCAGACACCATCTCAACCGAAGATCAAGGTGGAAGCACAGGCACTTACCAAGTTACCATCCAACCAGAAACAAAAGTGTTAACAGCAGGCGATCGTCAATGTGTGATTCAATCTGGTATGGAAGGTAGAGCCGATATTATCTCTTCAGAAGAAACAGTGTTGAATTTTATTCTCAGAAAAGCCAGACTGTTAACTGATGTGTAG
- a CDS encoding MvdD family ATP-grasp ribosomal peptide maturase, which produces MSVLIITHSQDNESISLVMQAIKAQGGKAFRFDTDRFPTEVQLDVYYGNGEKCIFTADEQTLDLNEVSAVWYRRIAIGAKIPNTMDKQLRQASIQESRVTVQGMIASIKGFHLDPLPHIRRADNKQLQLQVAREIGLDTPRTLTTNNPIAVKQFAQECPQDMISKMLSSFAIYDEQGREQVVFTNPISAADLDNLEGLRFCPMTFQEKVAKALELRITIVGKQVFAAAVDSQALNQAQYDWRKQGVALLDAWKPYNLPQDVEEKLLNLMAYFGLNYGAIDVILTPDERHVFLEVNPVGEFFWLERCPGFPISQAIAQVLLSQSGA; this is translated from the coding sequence ATGAGCGTATTAATTATCACCCATAGTCAAGATAATGAGAGTATTTCTCTCGTAATGCAAGCAATCAAAGCACAAGGCGGTAAAGCCTTTCGCTTTGACACAGATAGATTTCCGACAGAAGTGCAGTTAGATGTTTATTATGGTAATGGTGAAAAATGTATTTTCACTGCTGATGAGCAAACACTCGATTTAAACGAAGTCTCGGCGGTTTGGTATCGACGCATCGCCATAGGTGCAAAGATTCCCAACACAATGGATAAACAATTACGACAAGCTTCTATCCAAGAGTCTCGCGTCACTGTTCAAGGAATGATTGCTAGTATTAAAGGCTTTCACCTTGATCCTTTACCTCATATTCGTCGTGCTGATAATAAACAATTACAACTGCAAGTAGCCAGAGAAATTGGCTTAGATACACCACGCACATTGACGACGAATAACCCCATAGCGGTGAAACAATTTGCCCAAGAATGTCCGCAAGATATGATTAGCAAAATGCTTTCTTCCTTTGCGATTTATGATGAACAAGGAAGAGAACAGGTCGTATTTACTAATCCAATCTCAGCCGCAGATTTAGATAATTTAGAAGGCTTACGTTTTTGTCCGATGACTTTTCAAGAAAAGGTAGCTAAAGCCTTAGAATTGCGGATTACTATCGTAGGTAAACAGGTATTTGCGGCGGCGGTTGATTCCCAAGCTTTGAATCAAGCACAATACGATTGGCGTAAACAAGGAGTGGCTTTACTTGATGCTTGGAAACCCTATAATTTACCCCAAGATGTGGAAGAAAAGTTGCTGAATTTAATGGCTTACTTTGGGTTAAATTATGGGGCAATTGATGTGATTTTAACTCCTGATGAGCGTCATGTATTTTTAGAAGTTAACCCCGTGGGAGAATTCTTTTGGTTGGAACGTTGTCCTGGTTTCCCAATTTCTCAAGCGATCGCACAAGTGTTACTATCTCAATCTGGTGCTTGA
- a CDS encoding MvdC family ATP-grasp ribosomal peptide maturase, giving the protein MSFKQDIVLLITHSGDYFTIDRVIGSLLKRGVQTIRLDTDKFPMNIKINAYLNNDGNHHRVEFDDIVFDSQQVKSVWIRRIWEANFSPDLAPKFRAACINESSAVLAGFWDSLKQAFWLDKLAKIHAAENKLYQLRVAREVGLLIPKTLVTNDAQAARDFFGQVDEKMITKMLRPLSYGMEGSNFFMYTSVVKAADLEDAESLRYCPMVFQEQIPKLKELRAIYVDGKLFVGALDASIYADSTQDWRRNTPRDCTWKIYELPEEIIHRLREFMERLELKFGAFDFIVTPDGEHIFLEVNPNGEWGMLERDLDYPIADAIAETLVSNFSI; this is encoded by the coding sequence ATGAGTTTTAAACAAGATATCGTTTTATTGATTACCCACAGTGGCGATTATTTCACTATTGATAGAGTGATAGGATCACTATTGAAACGTGGTGTCCAGACAATACGCTTGGACACTGATAAATTTCCTATGAATATTAAAATTAATGCCTATTTAAATAATGACGGAAATCATCACAGGGTAGAATTCGACGATATTGTATTTGATAGTCAACAGGTCAAATCTGTATGGATTAGACGCATTTGGGAAGCAAATTTCAGTCCAGATTTAGCACCAAAATTTCGTGCAGCTTGTATAAATGAATCGTCGGCTGTGCTAGCAGGTTTTTGGGATAGTCTTAAACAGGCTTTCTGGCTAGATAAATTAGCAAAAATTCATGCGGCGGAAAATAAATTATATCAATTGCGGGTAGCGAGGGAAGTTGGGCTTTTAATCCCGAAAACTCTAGTGACTAATGATGCTCAAGCCGCTAGAGATTTTTTTGGGCAAGTTGATGAGAAAATGATTACTAAAATGCTGCGTCCACTTTCTTATGGGATGGAAGGCTCGAATTTTTTTATGTACACTAGTGTCGTCAAAGCAGCAGATTTAGAAGACGCTGAGAGTTTGCGCTATTGTCCAATGGTATTTCAAGAACAGATACCCAAACTTAAAGAATTGCGAGCTATTTATGTAGATGGTAAGCTATTTGTTGGGGCTTTAGATGCGTCGATTTATGCTGATTCTACTCAAGATTGGCGACGTAATACTCCAAGAGATTGTACATGGAAAATTTATGAATTACCAGAGGAAATAATTCATCGTCTTAGGGAATTCATGGAACGTTTAGAGTTAAAATTTGGTGCGTTTGATTTTATTGTCACACCAGATGGAGAACACATTTTTTTAGAGGTGAATCCTAATGGTGAATGGGGAATGTTGGAGAGAGATTTAGATTATCCCATTGCAGATGCGATCGCAGAAACTTTAGTGAGTAATTTTTCAATATAA
- a CDS encoding microviridin/marinostatin family tricyclic proteinase inhibitor, translating into MPENQPENLNSETVPFFARFLEGQNAEEMSDEESEAFNGGLRFATKKYPSDKEDIAVTLKFPSDREDGVVTKKYPSDKEDIVVTLKFPSDGDDDVAAIE; encoded by the coding sequence ATGCCTGAAAATCAACCAGAGAATTTAAATTCTGAAACAGTACCATTTTTTGCTCGATTTTTAGAAGGGCAAAATGCTGAAGAAATGTCTGATGAGGAATCAGAAGCATTTAACGGCGGTTTAAGATTCGCAACTAAAAAATATCCTTCTGATAAGGAAGATATAGCCGTCACTCTTAAATTCCCTTCTGATAGAGAAGACGGAGTCGTAACTAAAAAATATCCTTCTGATAAGGAAGATATAGTAGTCACTCTTAAATTCCCCTCTGACGGTGATGATGATGTTGCTGCTATCGAATAA
- a CDS encoding peptidase domain-containing ABC transporter: MKYKIVLQRSEEDCGAACIATIAKHYGRNFALNRVREAVGTGVQGTTLVGLRRGAETLGFHARQVRATPQLIEKLHEAPLPAIIHWKGYHWVVLYGQKGKKYVIADPGVGVRYISREELARDWLNYVMLLLAPDEVRFYQQPSETFNGFSRFVARVLPHRQILTEAFLINLAMGILSLTTPFLIQILTDDVLVRRDTQLLTTVVIGVMAMNLFSSTLKLVQSNLIAHFAQRLELSLTLEFGRQILRLPLTYYETHRSGEIVSRLRDIEEINQLVSQIVISLPSQIFIAVISIIFMGFYSFKLLILSVFIAMIMSTSTIVFLPTLQRKIRDLLVGQADNQGMLVETFKGILTLKTNNTAPQAWEEIQSRFGNLANLSFTTVQIGIINNVFSGLVSAFGNLAILWFGSSLVISQELTIGQLLAFNAMNASFNGFFTSLIALVDEFAIVQTATQRITEIIDTTPEEPNENHKPWAVIPGDIDINCTNINFHHPGRSDLLKDFSLVIPGGNVTALIGKSGCGKSTLAKLIAGLYPLQSGNIRFGIYNQNDLSLECRRQQVILVPQEAHFWSRSILDNFRFCYPQATFEQIVQACKMASADEFIQELPDNYQTVLGEFGVNISGGQKQRLALARAIVIEPPILILDESTSALDPILEAQVLDKLLHYRQGKTTIIISHRPRVILRANFIVLLDKGGLKIQGSPEELQNLTGEHLDFLNP, translated from the coding sequence ATGAAATATAAAATTGTCTTGCAACGCAGCGAGGAAGATTGCGGTGCGGCGTGCATTGCAACTATTGCTAAACATTACGGACGTAATTTTGCTCTCAACCGTGTCAGAGAAGCCGTCGGTACAGGAGTGCAAGGTACAACTCTTGTAGGTTTAAGACGCGGTGCGGAAACCCTGGGATTTCATGCGCGCCAAGTCAGAGCGACCCCACAGTTAATTGAGAAACTCCACGAAGCACCTCTACCGGCAATTATTCATTGGAAAGGCTACCATTGGGTAGTTTTATACGGACAAAAAGGTAAAAAATACGTCATCGCCGATCCTGGTGTGGGAGTTCGTTACATTAGCCGAGAAGAATTAGCTAGAGATTGGCTAAATTACGTCATGCTGTTACTAGCACCAGATGAAGTGCGTTTTTATCAGCAACCATCAGAAACTTTCAATGGTTTTAGTCGATTTGTGGCGCGTGTATTACCCCATCGTCAGATTTTAACTGAAGCATTTCTAATTAACCTAGCAATGGGAATTTTATCATTAACCACACCTTTTCTCATTCAAATTTTAACTGATGACGTATTAGTGAGAAGAGATACCCAACTGTTAACCACAGTTGTGATTGGTGTGATGGCAATGAATCTATTTAGTAGTACCTTAAAACTTGTGCAATCTAATTTAATTGCCCATTTTGCTCAACGCTTAGAATTAAGTCTAACTCTGGAGTTTGGCAGACAGATTTTACGTCTACCTTTAACTTATTATGAAACCCATAGGAGTGGTGAAATTGTCAGCAGGTTGCGAGATATTGAAGAAATTAATCAATTAGTTTCCCAAATTGTTATTAGTCTGCCCAGTCAGATATTTATTGCTGTAATTTCGATTATTTTTATGGGGTTCTATAGCTTTAAATTGTTGATTCTGTCGGTATTTATAGCTATGATTATGTCTACATCAACAATTGTTTTTCTACCTACCCTCCAAAGAAAAATTCGGGATCTTTTAGTTGGTCAGGCTGACAATCAGGGAATGTTAGTAGAGACTTTTAAAGGCATACTAACTTTAAAAACTAATAATACTGCTCCCCAGGCTTGGGAAGAAATTCAAAGCCGCTTTGGTAATCTAGCCAATTTAAGTTTTACCACTGTACAAATTGGGATTATTAATAATGTATTTTCTGGCTTGGTTTCGGCTTTTGGTAATTTAGCTATTCTCTGGTTTGGTAGTAGTTTGGTGATTAGTCAAGAATTAACTATTGGGCAATTGTTAGCATTTAATGCTATGAATGCCAGCTTCAACGGTTTTTTTACTAGTTTAATTGCCTTGGTGGATGAATTTGCTATAGTCCAAACTGCGACACAGCGCATTACAGAAATTATTGATACTACACCAGAAGAGCCAAATGAAAATCATAAACCTTGGGCAGTAATTCCAGGTGATATTGATATTAATTGCACTAATATTAACTTTCATCATCCAGGTAGATCAGATTTATTAAAAGATTTCTCTTTAGTTATTCCTGGCGGTAACGTTACGGCTTTGATTGGTAAATCTGGTTGTGGCAAAAGTACCTTAGCAAAACTGATTGCTGGTTTATATCCTCTCCAATCAGGCAATATTAGATTTGGGATATATAACCAAAATGATTTGTCTTTAGAATGTCGGCGACAACAAGTAATTTTAGTACCTCAAGAAGCACATTTTTGGAGTCGCTCAATTTTAGATAATTTTCGCTTTTGTTATCCCCAAGCGACGTTTGAACAGATTGTACAGGCTTGTAAGATGGCTAGTGCTGATGAATTTATTCAAGAGTTACCAGATAATTATCAAACTGTTTTAGGGGAATTTGGTGTGAATATATCTGGGGGACAAAAACAAAGATTAGCTTTAGCTAGAGCTATTGTCATAGAACCACCAATTCTAATTTTAGATGAATCTACAAGTGCCTTAGATCCCATCTTAGAAGCGCAAGTATTAGATAAACTATTACATTATCGTCAAGGTAAAACGACAATTATTATTAGCCATCGTCCCAGGGTAATTTTACGGGCAAATTTTATTGTTCTTTTAGATAAAGGGGGTTTGAAAATACAAGGCTCTCCAGAAGAACTGCAAAATCTAACTGGAGAACATCTAGACTTTTTAAATCCTTAG
- a CDS encoding GNAT family N-acetyltransferase, which produces MINLRSATLADLNLLRHWDEQPHVISSDPNDDWGWEVELARSPDWREQLIAEIDGRPIGFIQIIDPAREDSHYWGDVEANLRAIDIWIGEEIDLGKGYGTQMMRLALARCFADPLVTAILVDPLASNTRVHRFYERLGFKFIEHRCFGDDECFVHRLNQEDWHCESEVYV; this is translated from the coding sequence GTGATTAACCTACGCTCCGCCACCTTAGCCGATTTGAATTTGTTGCGACACTGGGATGAGCAACCTCATGTGATTTCCTCAGATCCTAATGATGACTGGGGTTGGGAGGTAGAACTTGCTCGTTCTCCCGATTGGAGAGAGCAATTGATTGCGGAAATTGATGGTCGCCCCATCGGATTTATCCAGATCATTGATCCTGCACGCGAGGATAGCCATTACTGGGGTGATGTTGAGGCAAATCTTCGTGCAATTGATATCTGGATTGGTGAAGAGATTGATTTAGGTAAAGGCTATGGAACACAAATGATGCGGCTTGCACTTGCTCGATGTTTTGCTGATCCACTTGTGACAGCTATACTTGTTGATCCGCTAGCCAGCAATACCCGTGTTCATCGCTTTTATGAACGCCTTGGCTTCAAATTCATCGAGCATCGCTGTTTCGGTGACGATGAGTGCTTTGTTCATCGCCTAAACCAAGAAGATTGGCACTGCGAAAGTGAAGTGTATGTCTAG
- a CDS encoding type I restriction enzyme HsdR N-terminal domain-containing protein codes for MTTSIAIAEKITTLRQVKEKLGLTLSEDSQFFTEWMADLPALSEAEQTRLAQVRQNYLYQISYGNLLEETVKMVVLSPLLELAGFYQAPYRFQTEVSVEIEAQGDNQEILRGRIDVLVLQGRLWIVLIESKKTIFDLELAIPQTLAYMAVHPHPEQPLYGMITNGSSFLFVKTLAKQYGTSDLFSTRSQYLNNLSGVLRILKHLGSIITES; via the coding sequence ATGACCACAAGCATAGCCATTGCAGAAAAAATTACTACTCTCCGCCAAGTCAAAGAAAAACTAGGTTTAACACTTAGTGAAGATAGTCAATTTTTTACCGAATGGATGGCTGATTTACCTGCATTAAGTGAAGCAGAGCAAACAAGATTGGCACAAGTTAGACAAAATTATCTCTATCAAATCTCCTATGGCAATCTTTTAGAAGAAACTGTTAAAATGGTCGTCCTTTCACCATTACTGGAACTTGCAGGTTTTTATCAAGCACCTTACAGATTTCAAACCGAGGTATCCGTTGAGATTGAAGCACAGGGAGATAATCAGGAGATTTTACGAGGAAGAATTGATGTCTTAGTTTTGCAAGGTAGATTGTGGATTGTCCTCATTGAGTCAAAAAAGACAATCTTTGATTTAGAATTAGCAATTCCCCAGACATTAGCTTACATGGCTGTTCATCCCCACCCAGAACAACCTTTGTACGGCATGATCACCAACGGTAGCAGCTTTTTGTTTGTCAAAACCTTGGCTAAACAGTATGGCACTTCTGATCTATTTTCCACGCGATCGCAATATCTCAACAATTTATCTGGAGTTTTAAGAATTCTCAAGCACTTAGGTAGTATTATTACGGAGTCTTAA
- a CDS encoding HARBI1 family protein, with amino-acid sequence MLTEYELIVDSYEQVRERPRDNDEQKKYFSGKKSNHTFKTQMIILPDASDIVDVVAGEPGPKSDITLFREYRSEFDAKQRFKGDKAYLGEDLITTPIKKPRNQELTTEQKEQNKIFSSKRIFVEHRIRSVKIFRVVQERFRLNTRKYKQVILTICGLVRLRIRGLILPLEISAISSG; translated from the coding sequence ATGCTCACAGAATATGAATTAATAGTAGATAGCTATGAACAAGTCAGAGAAAGACCTAGAGACAATGATGAACAAAAGAAATATTTTTCAGGTAAGAAGAGTAATCATACATTTAAAACTCAAATGATTATTTTACCTGATGCTAGTGATATCGTTGATGTTGTGGCAGGTGAACCTGGTCCAAAAAGCGATATAACTTTGTTCCGAGAATATCGTTCAGAGTTTGATGCCAAACAAAGATTTAAAGGAGATAAGGCATATCTTGGAGAAGATTTAATTACAACTCCAATTAAGAAACCAAGAAATCAAGAACTAACAACTGAACAGAAAGAACAGAACAAAATATTTTCATCTAAACGAATCTTTGTTGAACATCGAATACGGTCAGTCAAAATCTTTCGAGTTGTCCAAGAGAGATTTAGGTTAAATACCCGCAAATATAAGCAAGTAATTTTGACGATTTGTGGGCTAGTAAGGTTACGGATTCGAGGGCTAATATTACCATTAGAAATATCAGCTATATCATCAGGTTAA
- a CDS encoding helix-turn-helix domain-containing protein, whose protein sequence is MSNILNYIEENPKQTQRLIGLEYEQLQQLIINGERLYHEKKALLESKKVRIIAGGGGRKPKLSISEQIILTLVYLRHLTTFQLLGIQFEVSESTANDTFNYWLPNLRELLPSSLLEQVKKKRF, encoded by the coding sequence ATGAGCAATATACTGAATTACATTGAAGAGAATCCTAAACAAACCCAAAGGTTAATAGGTCTGGAATATGAACAGTTACAACAATTAATCATAAATGGGGAAAGATTATATCATGAAAAAAAAGCTTTACTGGAATCTAAGAAAGTGAGAATTATTGCTGGTGGAGGAGGTCGGAAACCAAAATTATCTATTTCTGAACAAATCATTTTAACTTTAGTGTATCTCCGACATCTGACAACCTTTCAACTTCTAGGTATTCAGTTTGAAGTAAGTGAGTCTACAGCCAACGATACGTTTAACTATTGGTTGCCTAACTTGCGAGAATTACTGCCATCAAGTTTGCTTGAACAAGTAAAAAAAAAACGCTTCTGA